The Salinirubellus salinus genome segment GAACTGCTGTCGTTGACGGCGACACCGGTGTTGCCGTTGGTGTCCTCGACACGCATCACCGCGGTGGTGCCGGACTCGTCGACCACGTTGACGCCGTTCTGACCGCCGATGCGGATGCCGCCCTCGCTGCCGCGCGTGAGGCCGGTGTTGACGGTCTTGATGCCGTTACCGCGGATGTAGTAGTTCCCGCCCTCCGAGAGCCGGAACCCCCAGCCGCCGCCGTCGGCCACCTCGACGTCCTCGAGGTAGAGCTCCTCGACGGGGTGGGTGAGCTGGAAGCCGAAGATGTCCCAGCCCTCGAACTTCGAGTTGCGGCAGGTGTGGACGTGGCCGGTGCCGGCGCCGTAGACGTCGAAGTCGTTCGAGGACTTGAACCCGTAGCCGTCGTTCTCGCCACGGTGGTTCGATACCTCGGCCTTCCCGTGCATGTCGACGCCGTAGTACGTGTTCCCGTAGGTGTGACAGTGGTCGATGCGGTTGACCTCGCCACTCGCCATGTTCCGGGCGTACGTCGTCGAGATGCCGTGCTTGTCGCCGTTGGCGACGGTACAGTAGCTGACCGTCGTCGCGCGGGCGACCTGGATGCCGGCGGTCAGGGCGTCCTCGACCCAGCAGCCACGGACCTGGATGTTGCGGTCCTGCGGCTGGGAGGCGTCGGACTTCATGACGATGATGCCCCAGCCGTTGTTGGCGCCGCCGTTGTTGCGGGCGTTGCCGTCGACCCGCAGGTTCTCGATGGTCAGGTCGGTGATGGCGCTGGAGCCGGCGTCCACACGGACGGTGAACATGTTGCCCGACCGCCCGCCGGCCTGCCGGAGGACGGAGTCGTACCCCTCGCCGGCGAGGGTGACGCCGCTCTCGCTGGCGCCGAGACTGACACCGACCTCGCTACCGGGGTCGATGCTGTAGTAGTCCGTGTCCGGGTTCGGGACTGCCGGAATCAGGACCGTGTCGCCGCTGGACGCGTCGTCCAGCGCCGCGTTGATGGCGCCGGAGTCGTCACCGCCGCTGGTGGGGTCCGCGCCGTAGTCCTGGACGTTGAGCGTCGCCATGTTACCAGCGCTCGTACTCGAGCGAGAGGGCCAGTGTGACGTCCTCGCTCGCCCCCGAGGTGTCGAGGGTGAGGACGAGGTCCTGCCCGCTGTCGAGTGTGGTGTAGACGTCGTAGTCGGCCTCGTTGCCGTTCACCTTCGAGACGGGGCTGTTGCTCGTCGAGTCGGCGTACACCCGCGCGGTGACCGACGAGTCGGCCGAGCCGCCGCCGAGCATCGCCGCGCTCAGGCCGGTCACGCGGTAGGTGGAGCCGTCGCCGGGCAGGCGGAAGAGCTCGTACTCCGCGAGGCCGCCGCCGTAGGTGGTCATCTGCGTGCTGAACGCGTCCGAGTCGGCGATGGAACCGGCCAGTTGCCAGTTCGAGCCGTCGCCGATGTAGACGGTGCCGGTGTCGGTCGCGAGGAACTTCGCGCCCGCGGCGGGGTCGTAGTTGCCGCGGTTCGCGTCGAGGTCGCGCAGTTCCACGTCGCGTTCGAGCGCGAGGAAGTTCTCGTTCAGCGGGACGTGCCAGTCGAGTGTGCCCTGGTCGGGCGTGTCGTATCGTGCCATGTGTGCCAGTTGGTTGTATCGTGTTCGGGGAGGTGGTCGTCAGGCGGTGCCGCCGTAGCCGAGCTCGCCGTAGCCCTGCTCGCCGTAGTCGTCCTCGGGGAGCGGGGTGCCGGTCGGCGTCGGCGTGGCCGTCGGCGTCGGTGTGGCCGTCTCCGTGGGAGTCGGGGTCGCCGTGTCGCCGCCATCCGGCGGCGAGCCACCCTCTGCGAGGAGGGTGTAGCTTCCCTCGGCGTCGCCG includes the following:
- a CDS encoding right-handed parallel beta-helix repeat-containing protein, coding for MATLNVQDYGADPTSGGDDSGAINAALDDASSGDTVLIPAVPNPDTDYYSIDPGSEVGVSLGASESGVTLAGEGYDSVLRQAGGRSGNMFTVRVDAGSSAITDLTIENLRVDGNARNNGGANNGWGIIVMKSDASQPQDRNIQVRGCWVEDALTAGIQVARATTVSYCTVANGDKHGISTTYARNMASGEVNRIDHCHTYGNTYYGVDMHGKAEVSNHRGENDGYGFKSSNDFDVYGAGTGHVHTCRNSKFEGWDIFGFQLTHPVEELYLEDVEVADGGGWGFRLSEGGNYYIRGNGIKTVNTGLTRGSEGGIRIGGQNGVNVVDESGTTAVMRVEDTNGNTGVAVNDSSSGSVDLVEYANVGTPVRENTSSGTNIESARQVSSVGAVSYPALSEVGAEAWGSDTTDTTDDTTTSDVEPASPMALTTTGGYAVTASGYAVTAGASVTPGTGGSAGNLVTDFESIADLGATFDYGDRAFLSTAANYEDGGSQSLAVGGSDGGYDEIVATPSASDPLPQFFEKGEVANYYVRADTKVGYTGAIFGAADDRNFYSFNIVWDLDGVVVYNKSGGSFTNVQQESWLSGVGDTNRWYQLRVVRDDGTLGGADDDIRLELRDPAADSTLWSYSFNDATHADAVGVGMHTNRFGSGATTFLDNIVKE